One Capra hircus breed San Clemente chromosome 29, ASM170441v1, whole genome shotgun sequence genomic region harbors:
- the SLC3A2 gene encoding 4F2 cell-surface antigen heavy chain: MDHEPHEPSAGVISVPSQPPSEPSGPGPQGLGPQGPSAGGDSGTMSQDTEVDMKEVELNELEPEKQPMNAASGAAMAVVVTGGTEKNGLVKIKVADDEADAAAEAKFTGLSKEELLKVAGSPAWVRTRWALLLLFWLGWLGMLAGAVVIIVQAPRCRELPEQRWWHKGALYRIGDLRAFLGHDTGNLAGLKEQLDYLSTLKVKGIVLGPIHKNQEDDLTETNLEQIDPIFGSKEDFESLLHSAKKKSIRVILDLTPNYKGQNPWFQSIQTDTVAIKMKEALRFWLQTGVDGFQVRDVQNLTDPSSFLAEWQNITKSVSEDRLLIAGTDSSDLQQILRLLEPTKDLLLTSSYLSHSSLTGNHTNFLVTQYLDAFGSNWCSWSVSQAGLLTSFVSPQLLRLYQLLLFTLPGTPVFSYGDEIGLEGAGLSGQPAKAPVMLWDESSFPNTSASRNISMTVKGQSGDPDSLLFLFRWLSDQRGKERSLLHGDFYNLSSGPDLFSYIRQWDQNERFLVVLNFGDVGQLARLGASNLPTGTSLPAKVDLLLSTQPGREKGTSLELEHLNLQPHEGLLLRFPYVA; this comes from the exons GCACCATGAGCCAGGACACCGAGGTGGACATGAAGGAAGTGGAACTGAACGAGCTGGAACCCGAGAAGCAGCCGATGAACGCGGCGTCTGGGGCGGCGATGGCCGTGGTCGTGACAGGCGGCACCGAGAAGAATGGTCTGGTTAAGATCAAGGTTGCCGACGACGAGGCGGACGCGGCGGCCGAGGCCAAGTTCACGGGCCTGTCTAAAGAGGAGCTGCTGAAGGTGGCGGGCAGCCCCGCCTGGGTACGCACCCGCTGGGCGCTGCTGCTGCTCTTCTGGCTCGGCTGGCTGGGCATGCTGGCCGGCGCCGTGGTCATCATCGTGCAGGCGCCACGCTGCCGCGAGCTGCCAGAGCAGAGATGGTGGCACAAGGGCGCCCTCTACCGCATTGGAGACCTTCGGGCCTTCCTGGGCCACGATACAGGCAACCTAGCGG GCCTTAAGGAGCAGCTCGATTACTTAAGCACCCTGAAGGTGAAGGGTATTGTGTTGGGCCCAATTCATAAGAACCAGGAGGATGACCTCACAGAGACCAACTTGGAACAGATCGACCCCATTTTTGGCTCCAAGGAAGATTTTGAGAGTCTCCTGCACTCTGCCAAGAAGAAGA GCATCCGGGTCATCCTGGACCTCACTCCCAACTACAAGGGCCAGAACCCTTGGTTTCAATCCATTCAGACTGACACTGTGGCCATCAAAATGAAG GAAGCTCTGAGGTTTTGGCTGCAGACCGGTGTGGATGGGTTTCAGGTTCGGGACGTGCAGAATCTGACA GATCCGTCTTCATTCTTAGCTGAGTGGCAGAACATCACTAAGAGCGTCAGCGAGGATCG GCTTTTGATTGCAGGCACAGACTCCTCCGACCTTCAGCAGATCCTGAGGCTGCTTGAACCCACCAAGGACCTGTTGTTGACTAGCTCTTACCTGTCACACTCCAGCTTAACTGGGAATCATACAAATTTCCTGGTCACCCAGTATCTGGACGCCTTTGGCAGCAACTGGTGCAGCTGGAGT GTGTCTCAGGCGGGGCTCCTGACTTCCTTTGTGTCGCCCCAACTCCTCCGACTATACCAGTTGCTGCTCTTCACCCTGCCGGGAACCCCAGTGTTCAGCTATGGAGACGAGATTGGCCTGGAGGGAGCTGGCCTTTCTGGACAG CCTGCGAAGGCCCCAGTCATGCTGTGGGATGaatccagctttcccaacacctcAGCATCTAGAAACATCAGCATGACTGTGAAG GGCCAGAGTGGGGACCCTGACTCCCTCCTCTTCCTGTTCCGCTGGCTGAGTGATCAGCGGGGTAAGGAACGCTCCCTGCTGCATGGAGACTTCTACAATCTCTCCTCGGGGCCCGACCTCTTCTCCTACATCCGCCAGTGGGACCAGAATGAACGTTTCCTCGTAGTGCTCAACTTTGGGGATGTGGGCCAACTGGCCAGGCTGGGGGCCTCCAACCTGCCCACCGGCACCAGCCTGCCAGCCAAGGTGGATCTGCTGCTCAGCACCCAGCCAGGCCGTGAGAAGGGCACCTCCCTTGAGCTGGAGCACCTGAACCTACAACCTCATGAGGGGCTACTGCTCCGCTTCCCCTACGTGGCCTGA